CTTGCAAAAGCAGAATCTCCTATCTCATTAACTCCCTCCGGTAAATTCAATGTTTCCATAGTGTTATTATAGAAAGCATGGAACCCTATTTTATTAACGCTATCCGGAATTTTTATGTTCTTTAAGTTATTGCCGCTAAAAGCAAAGTCTTTAATTTCAGTAATACTTCTTGGAATTTCTACTGATTTTAAATTAATATAAGCAAAAGAGCCTTTTCCTATTTTAGTGACTTTCTCCCCGTCTATTTCAAGAGGAATCACTATATTTTTATGACCTTTTCTATAATTAATTATTTCCCCATTTTCAAACTCAAAACTTTTCGGATCAGTTACAGCTTCCGCCTTGGCTTTGCCTCCACTAAATAAAGGGAGCAAAATCAAAATAAATGTCAATAAACTTATTATTGCTGTTTTTAGTATTTTACACTTAGGACATTTGTCCGCCCTGTTCCGCGGTTAGACGTGGTTGTACGGTGTTGACTGGTTCATCAGGGGGTTAACCCCCTGATGAAAAT
The genomic region above belongs to Halarsenatibacter silvermanii and contains:
- a CDS encoding leucine-rich repeat domain-containing protein; translated protein: MTFILILLPLFSGGKAKAEAVTDPKSFEFENGEIINYRKGHKNIVIPLEIDGEKVTKIGKGSFAYINLKSVEIPRSITEIKDFAFSGNNLKNIKIPDSVNKIGFHAFYNNTMETLNLPEGVNEIGDSAFASNNLEEVKIPDSVTKIEEEAFTNNNLEKIKIPDSAMNIEKEAFDDNVEKIFK